The following are from one region of the Arachis duranensis cultivar V14167 chromosome 10, aradu.V14167.gnm2.J7QH, whole genome shotgun sequence genome:
- the LOC107470967 gene encoding uncharacterized protein LOC107470967 has product MDPTMKQFQQKLTEVELEAELLLLARHQMVENDKLRNGNREALTALRKRARTTKTSVPTPFESMMKGVEGSRSRPLVQEVCNTCGNHDSFEKTWMMFPGTDMFASIPFHAAHTILETDQPRLDFEAKKLQSIVKEKSLLISETGALADKIGPGVVRSLVTLND; this is encoded by the exons TCCTACCATGAAACAATTCCAACAAAAATTAACAGAAGTGGAACTGGAAGCCgagcttcttcttttggcccGGCATCAG ATGGTTGAGAATGATAAATTGAGAAATGGGAATAGAGAAGCACTGACTGCATTAAGGAAGAGGGCTCGGACAACCAAGACTAGTGTTCCGACTCCTTTTGAATCGATGATGAAGGGAGTCGAAGGGTCGAGGTCAAGACCCTTGGTGCAAGAAGTGTGTAACACCTGTGGTAACCATGATTCATTCGAGAAGACGTGGATGATGTTTCCAGGAACTGATATGTTTGCCAGCATCCCATTCCATGCTGCCCACACTATCTTGGAAACAG ATCAACCTCGACTTGACTTTGAGGCAAAGAAGCTACAGAGCATAGTGAAGGAAAAATCATTACTTATTTCAGAGACAGGTGCCCTTGCTGATAAGATAGGACCAGGCGTGGTTAGATCTCTTGTAACCTTAAACGACTAG